A window of the Isosphaera pallida ATCC 43644 genome harbors these coding sequences:
- a CDS encoding FHA domain-containing protein: MSDSTYLVIQGRQGLADRVVALDRPTIRIGRSAECEVRLRDSPLAEVQVLIRRRGVDWIAQPVGPSGRVWLGGRPLERQERWTPNLPLKVGSHQLSLRVERAANTPAGSFDHPIDLNVESSSEPTLIFPAADRPRSTALRAGAGISISKGSLFSSRGSASTAERTTMPTGWANRWRALGRIERDAADRPEPTSTIKNEVPVSRPPVAPPTPCPPSPFACGSTSVSGSGSRPRPTGPSFAASDLPASSVAPSVAVAPPTPTSISSAKIAPALSPTAIRPPHLKTLERPTATLDSPSRRPSHLHEPLNTVPVVAPPAPPVPPHPKAAVGGSSAASSPDRGRSVTLERTPPIPSPPPLPPTPSPIPVTRPATPPPHGKLQGNRVPAHPIWPSNPPISRTARIQPEPPPIASPPIPRPPIPTTPREKSRDPKDTDSLPIPPSTLNGNATTAAVSSTGSALADTINPPTQEGASPRRETLPADPTTALVNALPPLPDDPASPATTPPETAIDSNPVQTHEPDFTTEPAVPAEPTRLLKAFARRWRDFATRSRVWSRPADAQTQTLATTTRSAAVPAEPPAISPPAVTPTNTAPVAPDLEEPISNPTAARTVEPSVDEQTRRPSRRRVAPAPSRVPQRDSHPRTRSTAEPKPRPRIGTGAEAELPSAREILAACGLEHAPRRPRALIHDPSVSVSRVKMVAPIEPTPSDAPECWTPPLSGAVTWAGLVTTAVLGLGAVLLTTAQALVQRDARVIANALSRPDGPLFGPALLLEMEACQPPRGIWWLDRADSVYRHAAALVLARPGSPPLEQVEALLFQAGRIAPTHPGVRLAKVSRMNFPGSDSPTPMPIPDTLLDTLPIQPRDPSALTWVAQRLWRQGREREAARAFREALELVVRSDLTGREREDLPERDGPRFDEDPTVRRFELPGEGACRAIVSLLLDSHSPPDRSANANANASSSSNTRRDASASHWRAAMPRHAVVWLAAGKELRGRGDPQAAEVFEEAGRLGRDEPLSGSSKAVHHAAAAEALAMVRRFEEAETLYRLALKETTHDAIRRSWSYNLADIYSRLNQEDNRMRALAAARGRNLNETITRRAIEAERQTLPRGGLGMADPPFRGTPSR; the protein is encoded by the coding sequence ATGTCGGACTCAACCTACCTGGTCATACAGGGACGCCAAGGACTGGCCGACCGGGTTGTGGCATTGGATCGTCCCACGATTCGGATTGGCCGAAGCGCCGAATGCGAGGTTCGGCTGCGGGACTCGCCCTTGGCGGAGGTTCAGGTTCTGATTCGTCGTCGAGGCGTAGACTGGATCGCTCAGCCGGTTGGTCCATCGGGTCGAGTCTGGCTGGGGGGACGGCCCTTGGAACGCCAGGAGCGTTGGACGCCCAACCTTCCGCTCAAAGTCGGTTCCCATCAGCTAAGCCTGCGAGTTGAACGCGCCGCCAACACACCGGCGGGGTCGTTCGATCACCCTATTGACCTCAACGTGGAATCGTCCTCTGAACCCACCCTCATCTTTCCTGCCGCCGATCGACCACGCTCGACCGCCTTGCGAGCAGGCGCGGGGATCTCGATCTCCAAAGGGTCCCTCTTCTCGTCGCGTGGCTCCGCCTCCACGGCAGAACGGACCACGATGCCCACTGGATGGGCCAACCGCTGGCGCGCGCTGGGTCGAATCGAACGCGACGCCGCGGACCGCCCCGAGCCAACGTCCACCATCAAAAACGAAGTCCCGGTCAGCCGCCCTCCCGTCGCGCCGCCGACACCTTGTCCGCCTTCCCCCTTCGCTTGCGGGTCCACTTCCGTTTCGGGTTCTGGTTCCAGACCACGCCCCACGGGTCCGTCCTTCGCCGCATCCGACTTGCCGGCGTCTTCAGTCGCTCCCAGCGTGGCCGTCGCGCCACCAACACCAACTTCAATTTCCTCTGCCAAAATCGCTCCGGCGTTGAGTCCAACCGCGATTCGTCCCCCTCATCTTAAAACGCTGGAGCGTCCCACTGCGACGCTGGACTCCCCCTCGCGGCGGCCCTCGCATTTGCACGAGCCTCTCAACACAGTTCCGGTCGTGGCCCCCCCCGCCCCCCCTGTTCCGCCCCACCCCAAGGCGGCGGTCGGCGGATCGTCGGCGGCTTCGTCACCCGATCGCGGCCGTTCGGTCACGCTCGAACGGACTCCCCCGATCCCATCCCCCCCTCCCCTGCCGCCGACGCCCTCCCCCATCCCGGTCACCCGTCCAGCAACGCCGCCGCCCCACGGCAAACTCCAAGGGAATCGCGTTCCGGCGCATCCTATCTGGCCCTCGAATCCACCGATTTCCCGAACCGCGCGGATCCAACCCGAACCGCCCCCGATCGCTTCCCCCCCGATTCCCAGGCCGCCGATTCCAACCACACCGCGCGAAAAGAGCCGCGACCCAAAAGACACCGACTCGCTTCCTATCCCCCCCTCGACCCTCAACGGGAACGCAACCACCGCGGCCGTCTCGTCCACGGGTTCGGCTTTGGCTGATACGATCAACCCGCCGACTCAAGAGGGAGCCTCGCCTCGGCGCGAGACGCTCCCCGCCGACCCAACCACCGCGCTCGTTAATGCACTTCCTCCCCTTCCTGACGACCCCGCTAGCCCGGCCACAACGCCACCCGAGACGGCGATCGACTCAAACCCCGTCCAGACCCACGAACCAGACTTCACCACGGAACCGGCGGTTCCGGCGGAACCAACCCGACTGCTAAAAGCCTTCGCCCGCCGCTGGCGCGACTTCGCTACCCGTTCGCGCGTTTGGTCGCGGCCAGCCGATGCCCAGACCCAAACCTTGGCGACAACAACGCGGTCAGCCGCCGTCCCCGCCGAACCTCCGGCTATCTCCCCCCCGGCGGTTACGCCAACGAACACGGCTCCCGTCGCGCCCGACCTTGAGGAGCCGATCTCTAACCCCACGGCCGCTCGCACGGTTGAGCCATCCGTGGACGAGCAAACCAGACGCCCATCACGACGTCGGGTCGCTCCCGCTCCCTCCCGCGTTCCGCAACGGGATTCTCACCCGCGAACTCGCAGCACGGCGGAGCCCAAACCACGCCCCCGGATCGGTACAGGAGCCGAGGCTGAACTGCCCAGCGCCCGCGAGATTCTGGCAGCGTGCGGTCTAGAACATGCCCCGCGACGTCCCCGGGCCCTCATTCACGACCCCAGTGTGTCGGTGTCTCGAGTGAAAATGGTCGCACCGATCGAACCCACCCCCTCGGACGCCCCGGAATGCTGGACGCCGCCCCTATCTGGGGCAGTGACCTGGGCCGGCTTGGTCACGACGGCGGTTCTGGGATTGGGCGCGGTTCTGCTGACCACCGCCCAAGCACTGGTCCAGCGCGACGCAAGAGTGATCGCCAACGCGCTGAGCCGACCTGATGGTCCCCTTTTCGGTCCTGCCCTTCTGTTAGAGATGGAGGCATGCCAACCGCCTCGGGGCATCTGGTGGCTCGATCGAGCCGACTCGGTCTATCGTCACGCCGCCGCCCTGGTTTTGGCGCGTCCGGGTTCGCCGCCCCTGGAGCAGGTGGAGGCATTGCTGTTCCAAGCAGGCCGCATCGCTCCAACCCACCCCGGCGTAAGGTTGGCGAAGGTCAGCCGAATGAACTTCCCGGGCTCGGATTCCCCCACCCCCATGCCGATCCCCGACACCCTCTTGGACACTTTGCCCATCCAACCACGCGACCCCTCAGCCCTCACCTGGGTGGCCCAACGTTTGTGGCGTCAAGGTCGGGAGCGGGAGGCCGCCCGCGCCTTCCGCGAGGCTCTGGAGTTGGTGGTTCGCTCCGATTTGACCGGTCGAGAGCGGGAGGACCTCCCCGAACGGGACGGACCTCGGTTTGACGAGGATCCGACGGTCCGACGCTTCGAGCTGCCTGGTGAAGGAGCCTGCCGCGCGATTGTCTCGCTGCTGCTAGACAGCCACAGCCCACCGGATCGGTCCGCCAACGCCAACGCCAACGCCTCCAGCAGCTCGAACACCAGACGCGACGCCTCAGCGAGCCATTGGCGCGCAGCCATGCCTCGGCACGCGGTCGTCTGGCTGGCCGCCGGCAAGGAACTGCGAGGACGAGGCGATCCCCAAGCCGCCGAGGTCTTTGAAGAAGCAGGACGGCTGGGACGCGACGAACCCCTCAGCGGCTCCTCCAAGGCGGTCCACCACGCCGCCGCCGCCGAGGCTCTGGCAATGGTCCGACGCTTCGAGGAGGCCGAGACGCTGTATCGCCTGGCCCTCAAGGAAACCACCCACGACGCGATTCGACGCTCCTGGTCCTACAACCTGGCCGACATCTACTCCCGACTCAATCAAGAGGACAACCGTATGCGGGCCCTGGCCGCAGCGCGGGGACGCAACCTCAATGAGACAATCACCCGCCGCGCCATCGAAGCCGAGCGTCAAACCCTGCCAAGGGGCGGGCTGGGAATGGCCGATCCCCCCTTCCGAGGCACGCCGTCCCGATGA
- a CDS encoding exosortase/archaeosortase family protein: MTRPISSSESPPTAAASASSSTSIDSREIAPSLAPGLGVSLWGRLRETAATAEGRSELILAALGSVLLAGLFWPTLVNFVFIWSTNENYSHGFLVPLLSLYFANEASKKARGRLNRSGGATLGFGLVATAVLGRWANVLVPIGLIGDLAFLVGLAGVATLFLGRDGLKRYGFALGFLVFMVPLPVALYSAIASPLQLAVSKIAAGLLNLSGIPVLREGNLMILPGDIRMFVAEACSGMRQLTGFLALSAAIAHSVQRPWWFKAVVVASSVPIAMTANVLRVMLTGFIMYKIDPEFALGAWHTAEGLALMAVGLGLLMLELWALNQALVFDEPPDPKGPGDGGALGGGSEHGIRPARASATHPMVTTLATPRLEGPAALVPVAGRSTVACPTSGSLPTKGVPA; encoded by the coding sequence ATGACCCGTCCCATTTCGTCCTCGGAGTCCCCCCCGACCGCCGCGGCGTCGGCGTCGTCCTCGACTTCGATCGATTCGCGCGAGATTGCCCCGTCCCTTGCCCCGGGATTAGGCGTGTCGTTGTGGGGGCGGCTACGTGAGACCGCTGCCACCGCGGAGGGTCGAAGCGAGTTGATTCTGGCGGCGCTGGGAAGCGTGCTGCTGGCAGGGTTGTTTTGGCCGACCCTGGTGAACTTTGTGTTCATCTGGTCCACCAACGAAAACTATAGCCACGGTTTCCTGGTGCCGTTGCTTTCGCTCTATTTCGCCAACGAAGCCTCCAAGAAAGCGCGGGGCCGTCTGAATCGAAGCGGAGGGGCGACGTTGGGTTTCGGGTTGGTGGCGACGGCGGTTTTGGGCCGCTGGGCTAATGTGTTGGTGCCGATCGGCTTGATTGGTGACCTCGCCTTCCTCGTGGGTCTCGCTGGGGTGGCGACCTTGTTCCTGGGTCGGGACGGCTTGAAGCGTTACGGGTTCGCCCTGGGCTTTCTCGTGTTTATGGTGCCCTTGCCGGTGGCGCTTTATTCGGCGATCGCTTCGCCGTTGCAGTTGGCCGTCTCCAAAATCGCCGCGGGTCTGCTCAACCTGTCGGGCATCCCGGTGCTACGCGAAGGGAACCTCATGATTTTGCCGGGGGACATCCGCATGTTCGTAGCAGAGGCGTGCAGCGGGATGCGGCAATTGACCGGGTTCCTCGCGCTTTCGGCAGCGATCGCCCATTCAGTCCAACGCCCTTGGTGGTTCAAGGCGGTGGTGGTGGCCTCGTCAGTGCCGATCGCCATGACCGCCAACGTGCTGAGGGTGATGCTCACCGGCTTCATCATGTACAAGATTGACCCGGAATTCGCGCTTGGGGCTTGGCACACCGCCGAGGGTCTGGCGTTGATGGCGGTGGGTCTGGGGTTGCTGATGCTGGAGTTGTGGGCGTTGAACCAAGCGCTGGTGTTCGATGAGCCTCCAGACCCGAAGGGTCCGGGCGACGGCGGCGCGCTGGGCGGCGGTTCGGAGCATGGGATTCGGCCCGCGCGAGCGTCAGCGACCCACCCGATGGTTACGACGTTGGCGACACCCCGCCTGGAAGGCCCCGCCGCGCTGGTTCCGGTCGCGGGACGATCGACGGTTGCCTGCCCCACCTCCGGCTCCCTACCAACCAAAGGAGTCCCCGCATGA
- a CDS encoding EpsI family protein codes for MAMLAIGLGGEQALEAMVATERPPLKASLSELPMTLGTWVGRDAPMAPEVIEQSQCTEYVSRRYEDSRRPGRVVQLWINYSEFGLNMRHSPEICLPSSGWSRDDSRCRVEQVRDPGSPEGRLTISLLAYAKNETRQTVGFWYYIFGEGWWEEYVRGLPITSRSSHGRTTRGSGMTVEVFADRDADSDGTAVHDFAEALLPELERFLPDSRAAYFRP; via the coding sequence ATGGCGATGTTGGCGATCGGCCTGGGAGGCGAACAGGCGCTGGAGGCGATGGTCGCCACCGAACGCCCCCCCCTCAAGGCGTCGCTGAGCGAACTGCCGATGACCCTGGGAACCTGGGTAGGCCGCGACGCGCCAATGGCCCCGGAGGTGATTGAGCAGTCGCAGTGCACCGAATACGTCAGCCGCCGCTACGAGGACAGCCGTCGTCCGGGCCGAGTGGTGCAACTTTGGATCAATTACTCGGAATTCGGTCTGAACATGCGGCATTCGCCGGAGATTTGCCTGCCCTCCTCAGGATGGAGCCGGGACGACTCGCGTTGCCGAGTGGAACAGGTGCGCGACCCTGGTTCGCCGGAGGGTCGCCTGACGATTTCCCTGCTGGCCTACGCCAAGAACGAGACCCGTCAGACAGTCGGATTTTGGTATTATATCTTCGGCGAAGGCTGGTGGGAGGAATATGTGCGCGGACTTCCGATCACCAGCCGAAGCTCCCACGGCCGCACGACCCGAGGATCGGGGATGACCGTGGAGGTCTTCGCCGACCGCGACGCCGACTCCGACGGCACTGCCGTTCATGACTTCGCCGAGGCGCTCCTGCCCGAACTGGAACGGTTCCTGCCCGACTCCCGCGCCGCCTATTTCCGTCCCTAA
- the gmd gene encoding GDP-mannose 4,6-dehydratase, whose amino-acid sequence MKHALITGITGQDGSYLAELLLQRPEHDYVVHGLVRRSSSINRNRIDHLTADPALKERFKLHYADLSDASSLTRLIHEIQPDEVYNLGAQSHVRVSFDQPIYTVDVVAVGTLRLLEAVRELHAQGIKPVKFYQASSSEMYGSAPPPQGPHTPFHPRSPYACAKLYAHYQTINYREAYGMFACSGILFNHESPRRGENFVTRKITLGAARIKEGLQRKLALGNLEAKRDWGFAGDYARAMWMMLQRDTPRDFVVATGETHSVREFLDLTFGMLGLDPDDFVEFDPRHTRPSEVDVLQGDPSEAREILGWTPKVDFRGLVAMMVEHDLELARREKYARSYIPMS is encoded by the coding sequence ATGAAACACGCCTTGATCACGGGCATCACCGGCCAGGATGGCTCCTACCTGGCCGAACTGCTGCTCCAACGTCCTGAGCACGACTACGTGGTCCACGGGTTGGTCCGCCGCAGCAGCAGTATCAACCGTAACCGAATCGATCACCTCACCGCCGATCCCGCCCTCAAGGAACGGTTCAAACTCCACTACGCCGACTTGTCCGACGCCTCCAGCCTCACCCGGCTGATCCACGAGATTCAACCAGACGAGGTGTACAACCTCGGAGCGCAAAGCCATGTTCGGGTGTCGTTCGACCAACCGATCTACACGGTGGACGTGGTGGCAGTGGGGACCCTGCGGCTGCTGGAGGCGGTGCGGGAACTTCACGCTCAGGGAATCAAGCCGGTCAAGTTCTATCAAGCGTCCAGTTCGGAGATGTACGGCTCGGCCCCGCCGCCTCAGGGACCACACACCCCGTTCCACCCCCGCAGCCCCTACGCCTGCGCCAAGCTCTACGCCCATTATCAAACGATCAACTACCGTGAAGCCTACGGGATGTTCGCCTGCTCGGGGATTTTGTTCAACCACGAGTCCCCGCGGCGAGGCGAGAACTTTGTAACCCGCAAAATCACCCTGGGAGCGGCCCGCATCAAGGAAGGTCTGCAACGCAAACTGGCGCTAGGCAACCTCGAGGCCAAACGCGATTGGGGCTTCGCGGGGGACTACGCCCGGGCGATGTGGATGATGCTCCAGCGCGACACCCCGCGCGACTTCGTGGTGGCTACCGGCGAGACCCACTCGGTCCGTGAGTTCCTCGACCTGACCTTCGGCATGCTCGGTCTGGACCCCGACGACTTCGTCGAGTTCGACCCCCGACACACCCGACCCTCCGAAGTGGACGTGCTTCAAGGAGACCCGAGCGAGGCCCGCGAGATCCTGGGCTGGACCCCTAAGGTCGATTTCCGTGGCCTGGTCGCCATGATGGTCGAACATGACCTCGAACTGGCCCGACGCGAAAAGTACGCGCGCTCGTATATTCCGATGTCCTAA
- a CDS encoding spinster family MFS transporter, with translation MDAQPHRDPPETNPDPPSPSVDPSVSNDDLTGQLMSRRVAWWSFTILFGMTLLDYMDRNVLSAVLLNLTADVESGGLGLTNEQGGSLVAVFLVSYSVISPLMSWAGDRYRRSRLLFIGVATWSLATVACGFAQSYEQLIVARCFLGFGEATYGCIAPTLLIDLFPRTFRSRLMSLFYLAMPLGGALGITIGGAVASRYGWSWAFLVVGAPGLAIAFLALLLPDPPRGAGDGLSAENLARAALRRAGWSDYLALFTNRSYVKSVLGMAFYTFAIGGLLVWMPKFLTATRGLDQGRATLMLGAITCVAAILGMALGGWLSDKLALTRPGALFVVPGVAMLLAIPFVILGLFAQSLPLMTLGIFAAEVLMFVNTGPCNAAIANVVMPHLRAVSFGVSVFFIHFLGDIWSPVLMGRLADHFGTAEAMATPTGRWLSWIGATPTLKFGSTTGAAENLLAGLLIVLPALLVSGLVLLSGARDLKRDTQKVQDRLRSAG, from the coding sequence ATGGATGCACAGCCCCACCGCGACCCCCCTGAGACAAACCCCGACCCACCGTCTCCCTCGGTTGACCCCAGTGTGTCAAACGACGACCTAACAGGTCAACTGATGTCTCGACGAGTCGCCTGGTGGAGCTTCACCATTTTGTTCGGCATGACGTTGCTGGACTACATGGACCGCAACGTGCTGTCGGCAGTGTTGCTCAACCTCACAGCCGACGTGGAATCCGGCGGCCTCGGGCTGACCAACGAGCAGGGTGGCTCGCTGGTGGCGGTCTTCCTCGTCAGCTACTCGGTCATATCTCCATTGATGAGTTGGGCCGGCGATCGCTACCGCCGTAGCCGCCTGCTATTCATCGGCGTAGCCACCTGGAGCCTGGCCACAGTCGCCTGCGGATTTGCCCAAAGTTATGAGCAACTGATTGTCGCCCGCTGCTTCCTGGGCTTCGGCGAGGCGACTTACGGATGCATCGCCCCGACCCTGCTGATCGACTTGTTCCCCCGGACGTTCCGCTCCCGGCTGATGTCGCTTTTCTATCTGGCAATGCCGCTGGGCGGCGCGTTGGGCATCACCATCGGTGGGGCAGTCGCCTCGCGCTACGGCTGGTCGTGGGCCTTCCTGGTTGTCGGTGCGCCGGGGCTGGCGATCGCGTTCCTGGCGTTGCTGTTGCCCGACCCGCCCCGAGGAGCCGGCGACGGTCTCAGCGCCGAGAACCTGGCCCGCGCCGCCCTACGCCGCGCAGGTTGGTCTGACTACCTGGCGTTGTTCACCAACCGCAGCTATGTCAAGTCAGTGTTGGGCATGGCCTTCTACACCTTCGCCATTGGCGGCTTATTGGTCTGGATGCCCAAGTTCCTCACCGCCACGCGGGGTCTCGATCAGGGTCGGGCCACCCTGATGCTCGGCGCGATCACCTGCGTGGCGGCGATCCTAGGCATGGCTTTGGGTGGCTGGCTGTCGGACAAGCTGGCCCTGACCCGTCCCGGCGCGCTGTTCGTGGTGCCGGGGGTGGCGATGCTGCTGGCGATCCCATTCGTGATCCTCGGCCTGTTCGCCCAGAGCCTCCCGCTGATGACCCTGGGAATCTTTGCGGCGGAGGTGTTGATGTTCGTCAACACCGGCCCTTGCAACGCAGCGATCGCCAATGTGGTTATGCCTCACCTCCGCGCGGTGTCGTTCGGGGTGTCTGTCTTCTTTATTCATTTTCTGGGCGACATCTGGTCCCCCGTGCTGATGGGCCGCCTCGCCGACCATTTCGGCACCGCCGAGGCGATGGCCACCCCTACCGGACGTTGGCTGAGCTGGATCGGAGCGACTCCCACCCTCAAATTCGGCTCAACCACCGGAGCGGCCGAAAACCTGCTGGCCGGCCTGCTCATCGTGCTGCCCGCCCTGCTCGTCTCCGGCCTGGTGCTCCTTTCCGGCGCTCGGGATTTGAAGCGGGATACCCAGAAGGTCCAAGACAGACTCCGCTCGGCCGGATAG
- a CDS encoding malate dehydrogenase gives MSVSPIKVAITGAAGQIGYAMLFRIASGEVFGPNQPVALSLLEIPAALPSLQGTLMELEDCAFPLLAEVHAYDDAEAAFAGANWVILVGGMPRKDGMSRADLIRANGPIFTTQGKALNAAAAADVRVLVVANPCNTNCLIAKSHAPTIPSDRWFAMTRLDQNRAIAQLARKAGVGVGQVKKVAVWGNHSDTQYPDYGHAVINGQPATSVITDHDWFLNDFVPTVAKRGGAVIKARGASSAASAANAALDTIKSCITPTPADDWFSAGVFSNGNPYGIPEGLIYSMPLTTADGRTWNVVPGLELDGEARRRIEVSAQELLSERDTVHDLLGPAI, from the coding sequence ATGAGCGTATCCCCCATCAAAGTGGCGATCACCGGCGCGGCTGGTCAAATCGGTTACGCGATGCTGTTTCGAATCGCCTCTGGTGAAGTGTTTGGACCGAATCAACCGGTCGCCTTATCGCTGCTGGAGATTCCAGCGGCGCTGCCGTCGCTCCAAGGGACGTTGATGGAACTGGAGGACTGCGCCTTTCCTCTACTGGCCGAGGTCCACGCCTACGACGACGCAGAAGCGGCCTTCGCCGGAGCCAACTGGGTGATTCTCGTCGGCGGGATGCCCCGCAAGGACGGGATGAGTCGGGCCGATCTAATCCGAGCCAACGGGCCAATTTTCACCACCCAAGGCAAGGCACTCAACGCGGCGGCCGCGGCCGATGTGCGGGTGCTGGTGGTGGCCAATCCCTGCAACACCAACTGCCTGATTGCCAAAAGCCACGCTCCGACCATCCCAAGCGACCGTTGGTTCGCCATGACCCGTCTGGACCAAAACCGAGCCATCGCCCAACTGGCCCGCAAGGCCGGGGTCGGCGTCGGTCAAGTCAAAAAGGTGGCGGTCTGGGGCAACCACTCCGACACCCAGTACCCCGACTATGGCCACGCCGTGATCAACGGCCAACCCGCCACCAGCGTCATCACCGACCACGATTGGTTCCTCAACGACTTCGTGCCGACCGTCGCCAAGCGGGGCGGGGCGGTCATCAAGGCCCGCGGGGCCTCCTCGGCCGCCTCGGCCGCCAACGCCGCGCTCGACACGATCAAGTCGTGCATTACCCCTACCCCCGCCGACGACTGGTTCAGCGCGGGAGTTTTCTCCAACGGCAACCCCTACGGCATCCCCGAAGGTCTCATCTACTCAATGCCCCTAACCACCGCCGACGGTCGAACCTGGAACGTCGTGCCCGGTTTGGAATTGGACGGCGAAGCCCGCCGACGCATTGAGGTGTCGGCTCAAGAACTGTTGTCCGAGCGCGACACCGTTCACGACCTGCTCGGCCCGGCGATCTGA
- a CDS encoding DHH family phosphoesterase, whose protein sequence is MTNIDWQPLEQFLQGANRFVVASHVRPDGDALGSSVGLAEWLDGRGQTSLVVSPSPVPPRYDFLATPGRIGHFGIDITSEHLNTYDALIILDLSSWSQLGALSEWVHSFAGPRLVIDHHVSQDEMNAVVLKDTRAESTGTLVLDAIRRLDGLEAINPVVARALATAILMDTGWLAHPNMTASTLTDLADLVKRGADLAEIHRLLFQRGTVGRVRLLGEAMARVRLEAEGRLAWSAVSFADFARLEALPADTEDLINHLMSIDSVQLALLFVEQRDGSVKCSFRSRKLNCAKLAGDFGGGGHRAAAGATLEGPMAVAIQQVRAAALELLDHALKADPT, encoded by the coding sequence GTGACAAACATCGACTGGCAACCGCTTGAACAGTTCCTTCAGGGTGCGAACCGGTTTGTGGTCGCCTCGCATGTGCGACCCGACGGCGACGCTCTGGGCTCCAGCGTCGGCCTGGCCGAATGGCTCGACGGCCGCGGCCAAACTAGCTTGGTCGTGAGCCCCTCGCCAGTTCCACCCCGATACGATTTCCTGGCCACGCCCGGGCGAATCGGCCACTTCGGTATTGATATTACATCCGAACATCTCAACACTTATGATGCCTTAATTATTCTGGATCTTTCCAGTTGGAGTCAACTTGGGGCTTTGTCCGAGTGGGTTCACAGCTTCGCTGGTCCGCGTTTGGTGATTGATCACCACGTCAGCCAGGACGAGATGAATGCGGTCGTCCTCAAGGACACCCGGGCTGAATCGACCGGAACGCTGGTGTTGGACGCGATTCGCCGTCTTGACGGTCTGGAGGCGATTAACCCAGTTGTCGCCCGGGCCTTGGCCACCGCGATCCTGATGGATACCGGCTGGCTCGCCCATCCCAACATGACTGCGTCGACTCTCACCGATCTGGCCGATCTCGTCAAACGCGGTGCCGACCTCGCGGAAATCCACCGCTTGCTGTTCCAGCGCGGCACTGTCGGACGGGTCCGCCTGCTGGGCGAGGCGATGGCCCGCGTCCGCCTGGAAGCCGAGGGACGACTGGCCTGGAGCGCTGTCTCCTTCGCCGACTTCGCCCGCCTGGAAGCCTTGCCCGCCGACACGGAGGATCTGATCAACCATCTGATGAGCATCGACTCGGTTCAACTCGCGTTGCTGTTCGTCGAACAACGCGATGGTTCGGTGAAATGCAGCTTTCGCAGCCGCAAGCTGAATTGCGCGAAGCTTGCCGGCGACTTCGGCGGCGGGGGTCATCGCGCCGCGGCTGGCGCGACCCTGGAGGGACCCATGGCCGTGGCGATTCAACAGGTCCGGGCGGCCGCGTTGGAGTTGCTCGACCACGCCCTGAAAGCTGACCCAACCTGA
- a CDS encoding TspO/MBR family protein, whose translation MSDAAAPSTSSLVSTRWVAGLGLVVSLLLAFSAATIGGLATAQGVSEWYPTLTKPSWTPPSWVFGPVWTTLYTLMGISSWLIWMRRGVAPGVPVALGVYGIHLVVNALWSVSFFALRDPGLALLNILALDGLVIATIVLFARIRPLAAGLLVPYLLWALFATGLNLTIWRLN comes from the coding sequence ATGAGTGACGCCGCTGCGCCTTCAACCTCGTCGCTGGTCTCCACCCGCTGGGTCGCTGGGTTGGGTCTGGTCGTCTCGCTGCTTCTGGCCTTCAGCGCCGCGACAATCGGCGGTCTGGCGACCGCGCAGGGAGTTTCGGAATGGTACCCAACCTTGACCAAACCCAGCTGGACCCCACCCTCCTGGGTCTTCGGCCCAGTCTGGACCACGCTTTACACCCTGATGGGCATCTCATCCTGGCTGATTTGGATGCGTCGCGGCGTCGCGCCGGGAGTGCCGGTCGCCCTTGGGGTGTACGGGATCCATTTAGTCGTCAACGCGCTTTGGTCGGTCTCCTTTTTCGCGTTACGCGACCCGGGCCTGGCCTTGCTCAACATCCTCGCCTTAGATGGTTTGGTGATCGCCACCATCGTCCTGTTCGCGCGGATTCGTCCTTTGGCTGCCGGGTTGCTGGTCCCCTACCTACTCTGGGCACTGTTCGCCACCGGTCTCAACCTGACCATTTGGCGGCTGAATTGA